In Vicinamibacteria bacterium, the genomic window CGCGTCCTCGTCACGCTGACTCGGCTCTTATCATCGGCGCCGTGTACCGTAGAGCCAGGTACAAAACGAAGCCGAAAGGCCCGAGCATCAACACGAGGAAGAGGATCGGGCTCACGAGCCATGCCGAGAAGCCACGTTCGCGGGAATCGAGATAGACCCAACGCCCGACGAAGAGGTCGAACGCGAGGTAATGAATCCACCCGATCGTCGTGCCCGCTGGCGAGCCCAGGAGCTCACGGATCGCCGCGTGCTCCGGCATGAGGACCAGCGGAAAGACCTCGACGAAGCGAGGGAGGATCAGGATCGCGTAAAGGAGAGCCGCCGGCGCCACGATCCACACCGTCTGGACGATACGACGGGTCACCGGCCAGTGAGGAGCGAAGATCATTAGCAGCCAGAACGGCGCGACCAGAACGAAGCTCGCGTCGAACAGGTTTTCCATCGACATCGTCTGCAGCTCCTGTGGAGGAGACGAAGTGTACGATAGAACGCGTTAACTCACGGCGCGGGCTGCTCGGGCCACTCGAAAGTCACACCCGACGTCCAGCGATTCGTCGTCGCGGTCGGGATGAAAGGGTTCGACTACGTCTCGCGCGGCAGTCTTAGCACTCTCTCGCTTCTCCAAACACGGACGATTCGAATGCGTTCCTCGTCCCGTCGACAAACGATGCGGAATGGAGGATGGATCAACTCTCTGAGACGGGGGTTGTCGAACTTCGGAACAACGCGACCGCTGTCCGGGTAATCGCTCAATGATTCGATGCGGTCGAGAATGACAGCGACGAGGTCGGCACCGAGATCTGGAACACCCTGTTCTTTGTAGTGAGCAACGATCTCTTCGAGATCGCGCACAGCCGACTCGGCGAGAGTGACCTTCAACCCTTGCTCTGGAGACGCCGCCTCGATTCGGACAAATCAAGTTCGCGACCGCATTCCAAGGGCTCCGCCGAGGCGCTAAAATGCCTCGAAGGAGATTGCCTTTGTCAGAAAAGACGTATGAACATGCGCGGCCGTCTCGAGAAAGCGTGACTCCGGACGTTCCCGAGCCCACCTATGCGGAGCGTGCAAGGACCCTCGTTCACGTCGGGCGGATCGGAACGCTGTCGACCGTCTCGAGAAAACACCCGGACTGGCCTTTCGGATCACTGACCCCCTATGGCCTCGACGAACGCGGCCAACCGACCTTTCTCATCAGCACGATGGCGATGCACACCCAGAACCTTCTGGCGAACGACCGGGCGAGTCTGTTCGTGACCGAGGCATCCGAAGTGGAAGACGCGCTCGGTGCCGGTCGCGTTACCTTGATGGGGCGGGTCGTCCGCACACCGAAAGACGCGCTCGAGTCGGTGCGGGAGCGCTATCTGGCGCGCTACGAGAACGCGTCCTATTGGGTCGACTTCAAGGATTTCGCGTTCTTTCAGATGGAGCTCGTCGACCTTTACTTCGTCGGCGGCTTCGGCGTGATGGGTT contains:
- a CDS encoding type II toxin-antitoxin system RelE/ParE family toxin, encoding MKVTLAESAVRDLEEIVAHYKEQGVPDLGADLVAVILDRIESLSDYPDSGRVVPKFDNPRLRELIHPPFRIVCRRDEERIRIVRVWRSERVLRLPRET
- a CDS encoding ABA4-like family protein encodes the protein MSMENLFDASFVLVAPFWLLMIFAPHWPVTRRIVQTVWIVAPAALLYAILILPRFVEVFPLVLMPEHAAIRELLGSPAGTTIGWIHYLAFDLFVGRWVYLDSRERGFSAWLVSPILFLVLMLGPFGFVLYLALRYTAPMIRAESA
- a CDS encoding pyridoxamine 5'-phosphate oxidase family protein, with protein sequence MSEKTYEHARPSRESVTPDVPEPTYAERARTLVHVGRIGTLSTVSRKHPDWPFGSLTPYGLDERGQPTFLISTMAMHTQNLLANDRASLFVTEASEVEDALGAGRVTLMGRVVRTPKDALESVRERYLARYENASYWVDFKDFAFFQMELVDLYFVGGFGVMG